In one Sphingobacterium daejeonense genomic region, the following are encoded:
- a CDS encoding DUF4271 domain-containing protein, giving the protein MDSPYCFYSVSNPWVLRIVFPVELKIIVDAYYKERLLLQVSKEDNLATSWPYIFLYAVFSLSLGLFVVVIVSSFGDKNYLTFENFLKNSGFVAFLFIAKILIIRFVSFVFQLEKIVREYIAILYLVYFNSMFFLMPFLLAVVFIPANYFKSISIIYICLVIILFSYRFLRTALHLFGHFKFSIFYLILYLCSLELAPILILVRSLSN; this is encoded by the coding sequence ATGGATTCTCCTTATTGTTTTTATTCTGTTTCTAATCCTTGGGTATTGAGAATCGTTTTTCCAGTGGAACTGAAAATAATAGTGGATGCATATTACAAGGAAAGATTATTGCTACAAGTCAGTAAGGAAGACAACTTAGCAACTTCATGGCCATATATATTTTTATATGCTGTTTTTAGTTTGTCCTTAGGATTATTTGTAGTGGTTATTGTGTCGAGTTTCGGCGACAAAAATTATCTTACTTTCGAAAACTTCCTAAAAAATTCTGGATTTGTAGCATTCTTGTTTATTGCCAAGATTCTAATCATTCGATTTGTATCATTCGTGTTTCAGTTGGAAAAAATTGTTCGTGAATATATAGCAATTCTTTACTTAGTTTATTTTAACAGCATGTTTTTCCTCATGCCATTTTTATTGGCTGTGGTGTTTATTCCTGCCAATTATTTCAAATCTATATCAATAATTTACATCTGTTTAGTAATAATTTTATTCAGTTACAGGTTCTTAAGGACCGCTTTACACTTATTCGGTCATTTCAAATTTTCTATTTTTTATTTAATTCTTTATCTTTGCAGTCTCGAATTAGCACCAATTTTGATATTAGTGAGGTCACTAAGTAATTAA
- a CDS encoding transglycosylase domain-containing protein, with translation MLDFKNIKLPELGFVKKRWFIITAASVVGILLIGFIWAMSLRGDMLNKAVAKVQKKLKDDYQLNFEVNKYEFAGLTTVDFQKVKLYPDTGEQLAAIDQFKVSVKLFPLLSGNVKLDELDLKNATITLVKKDSSSNYDFLFRKKNESDTTKDTSPARTLAETVDNLLKRAFQAVPDNLNLENVSLSFQDSASTQVVKIPEGKIDDGDYDIDVFLNEQEAKWNFKGNINSSRQTANVIISSDNKDAQIPFIARRFGLKVSFDELSFHLDDVARRGKENLEIKGGISAKNLRVNHHRLSLDTIVLPGGSADGGFLVSENTIELLTGTKVQVKDFSFEPKLKYSKKPKKVLEMAVHTGKFKAQDFFDALPVGLFENLDGIKVAGDIQYDMDFKVDLDDPDNLTFASKIDDANLKVEKWGKANIAELNGPFVYEAYEDTLKMRDITLDPSNPNFTPLNQIAPILRKTVLNTEDPFFYKHNGFELEAFQLSIVTNIKEKKFKRGASTISMQLVKNLYLNRNKTMMRKFEEILLVWLMEQSKQVSKDRMLEIYLNIIEWGKNVYGISEASKYYFGTKPSELKIGESLYLSSIIPRPKTGLSSFDYTGQLKPWVMKHFNTYGYIMNKMNQLEGENVPANYGFYQVQLQPNLRPPRPKGVPDSMMTHDDIKDMVDEIDREEKIRKTLLERLFGKPSEEETVKNN, from the coding sequence ATGTTAGACTTTAAAAACATTAAGCTGCCTGAATTGGGTTTTGTGAAGAAGAGGTGGTTTATAATCACTGCTGCGTCTGTAGTGGGAATACTGTTAATTGGCTTTATTTGGGCAATGTCCTTGAGAGGAGATATGTTGAATAAAGCTGTAGCGAAAGTTCAGAAGAAATTAAAGGATGACTATCAACTGAATTTTGAAGTCAATAAATACGAATTTGCTGGATTAACAACAGTTGATTTTCAAAAAGTAAAACTATATCCAGATACTGGAGAGCAATTGGCAGCTATTGATCAGTTCAAAGTTTCTGTAAAGTTATTTCCACTCCTTTCAGGAAATGTAAAACTTGATGAACTTGACCTTAAGAATGCTACAATTACCCTCGTAAAAAAAGACAGCAGCTCAAACTATGATTTCTTATTCCGAAAGAAAAATGAGTCTGACACGACTAAGGATACCAGCCCAGCCAGAACATTGGCAGAAACGGTAGATAATCTTTTGAAAAGAGCTTTCCAGGCAGTTCCTGACAATTTGAATTTAGAAAATGTGAGTCTATCATTCCAAGATTCAGCTTCAACTCAGGTAGTTAAAATACCAGAAGGAAAAATTGATGATGGAGATTATGATATTGATGTTTTCCTAAATGAACAAGAGGCAAAATGGAATTTTAAAGGAAATATTAATTCAAGCCGACAAACAGCAAATGTGATAATATCATCTGACAATAAAGATGCTCAAATCCCTTTCATAGCCAGAAGGTTTGGTTTGAAAGTCAGTTTTGATGAGTTGAGTTTCCATTTGGATGATGTTGCTCGAAGAGGGAAGGAGAACCTAGAAATAAAAGGAGGGATCAGTGCTAAAAACCTACGGGTTAATCATCATCGATTATCCTTAGATACGATTGTTTTACCTGGAGGTTCTGCTGATGGAGGGTTTTTAGTGTCCGAAAATACCATTGAATTACTTACTGGTACCAAGGTGCAAGTAAAAGACTTCTCATTTGAACCGAAACTTAAATACAGTAAAAAGCCGAAAAAAGTTTTAGAAATGGCAGTCCATACTGGAAAATTCAAAGCGCAAGATTTCTTCGATGCCCTACCGGTAGGTTTGTTCGAAAATCTAGATGGGATTAAGGTTGCAGGAGATATACAATATGATATGGACTTCAAAGTTGACTTGGATGACCCCGATAACCTTACATTCGCTTCGAAAATCGATGATGCAAATCTAAAAGTTGAGAAATGGGGGAAAGCCAACATTGCAGAGTTAAATGGACCTTTCGTATATGAAGCATACGAAGACACCTTGAAAATGCGCGATATTACCCTTGATCCTTCAAATCCGAATTTTACCCCATTAAACCAAATAGCACCCATATTAAGGAAAACAGTCCTCAATACGGAAGATCCATTTTTCTATAAGCACAATGGATTTGAATTAGAGGCATTCCAACTGTCCATTGTGACCAATATTAAAGAAAAAAAATTCAAACGTGGCGCAAGTACGATTTCGATGCAATTGGTGAAAAACCTATACCTGAATCGTAATAAAACAATGATGCGAAAATTCGAAGAAATCCTATTGGTCTGGTTGATGGAACAATCCAAGCAAGTCAGTAAAGATCGAATGCTGGAAATTTATTTGAATATTATTGAGTGGGGAAAGAATGTATATGGAATATCTGAGGCATCGAAATATTATTTTGGAACTAAACCATCAGAATTAAAAATAGGAGAGAGCTTATATCTTTCCAGTATAATTCCGAGGCCAAAAACTGGACTTTCATCATTTGATTATACAGGTCAATTGAAACCGTGGGTAATGAAACATTTTAATACTTATGGTTATATCATGAATAAAATGAATCAATTGGAAGGAGAGAATGTCCCTGCAAATTATGGATTCTATCAAGTCCAGCTGCAACCGAATTTGAGACCGCCGAGACCTAAAGGTGTGCCAGACTCCATGATGACCCATGACGACATTAAGGATATGGTTGATGAAATCGATAGGGAAGAGAAAATCCGAAAAACCTTATTGGAAAGACTTTTTGGAAAACCAAGTGAAGAGGAGACTGTAAAAAACAACTAA
- a CDS encoding phosphoribosyltransferase translates to MKNIFIDGLEFELMIDYEQIQKRIRLIGIDINLKYEDKHPVFIGVLNGCFMFMADLMKQVHIPCEMSFVKLASYSGTKQGELHELIGVGMSLEGRHVVIVEDVVDSGRSLVHTIEALERLE, encoded by the coding sequence ATGAAAAATATATTCATAGATGGTCTTGAGTTTGAGTTAATGATCGACTACGAACAGATTCAAAAGAGAATACGTCTTATTGGAATAGACATCAATCTAAAATATGAAGATAAACATCCTGTATTTATAGGTGTTTTGAATGGATGCTTTATGTTTATGGCTGATTTAATGAAACAGGTGCACATTCCGTGTGAAATGTCATTTGTGAAACTTGCATCTTATTCAGGCACTAAGCAAGGCGAACTCCATGAACTAATAGGGGTTGGAATGTCATTGGAAGGAAGACATGTGGTTATTGTTGAGGACGTTGTCGACTCGGGGAGATCATTGGTACACACCATTGAAGCGTTGGAGCGCTTGGAGTAG